One segment of Streptomyces sp. NBC_01463 DNA contains the following:
- a CDS encoding bifunctional 3-(3-hydroxy-phenyl)propionate/3-hydroxycinnamic acid hydroxylase, whose translation MTITSDAAGDPTQSGAVVDVVVVGYGPVGMVAAGLLGQAGHRVLVLERYEGLYNLPRAASFDDETMRTLARLGVAAELLPKVRVQRTYEWRNGSGDLLMEQHFAETGRSGWAEWNMMYQPDLEEALDGVCRSIPQVEVRHSSPVVALEQGRDNVTLTVDGPGGPRQITARYVLGCDGGNSFVRSALGVGTQDYGFSEPWMVCDFRFRRPTAVPCALQLGDPLSPTSVISLGPAHHRFSFMLDSVDDFGTERDPERVWRRVASYLTPDDADLIRVATYTFRSLVADDWRRGRVLLAGDAAHQMPPFLGQGMCSGFRDAQNLAFKLDLVLSGAAGEDILDTYQPEREPHVRAVTEKGIELGHLQTLRDPGRAAERDRVLLARRAEAGSPERMRLPGLDDGLFARVSGAGRGRLSVQGVVHDGTRSDRLDQIVGGGFHLIVDEELLGALEQDHLLDDLILAGVRVVAPAGRISAHPRALSVRDVHGTYRDWFDELRCTAVAVRPDFYVYGTAGTPDTAVALAGELLSTVRRPTAVPRS comes from the coding sequence ATGACAATCACGAGTGACGCGGCCGGAGATCCCACCCAGAGCGGGGCTGTGGTGGACGTGGTCGTAGTGGGTTACGGACCGGTGGGCATGGTGGCGGCCGGCCTCCTGGGGCAGGCCGGGCACCGGGTCCTGGTACTCGAACGGTACGAAGGCCTGTACAACTTGCCGCGAGCGGCGAGCTTCGACGACGAGACCATGCGCACGCTCGCCCGCCTCGGCGTGGCCGCAGAGCTGCTGCCCAAGGTGCGGGTGCAGCGCACCTACGAGTGGCGCAACGGGAGCGGAGATCTGCTGATGGAGCAGCACTTCGCGGAAACCGGGCGCAGCGGCTGGGCGGAATGGAACATGATGTACCAGCCGGACCTGGAGGAGGCGCTGGACGGCGTCTGTCGGTCGATACCCCAGGTCGAGGTGCGGCACTCCAGCCCCGTCGTCGCGCTGGAGCAGGGCCGGGACAACGTCACGCTCACCGTGGACGGGCCCGGCGGTCCTCGGCAGATCACCGCCCGCTACGTCCTCGGATGCGACGGAGGCAACAGTTTCGTGCGGTCGGCACTCGGCGTCGGGACACAGGATTACGGCTTCTCCGAACCGTGGATGGTGTGCGACTTCCGCTTCCGCCGCCCCACTGCGGTCCCCTGCGCGCTGCAGTTGGGTGATCCGCTGAGTCCGACGTCGGTCATCTCGCTGGGCCCGGCGCACCACCGGTTCAGCTTCATGCTCGACTCCGTCGACGACTTCGGAACCGAACGCGATCCGGAGCGGGTCTGGAGACGCGTCGCGTCCTACCTCACCCCCGACGACGCCGACCTGATCAGGGTCGCCACCTACACGTTCCGGTCCCTCGTCGCGGACGACTGGCGGCGCGGCCGGGTCCTTCTCGCGGGCGACGCGGCGCACCAGATGCCGCCGTTCCTCGGTCAGGGCATGTGCTCGGGATTCCGTGACGCGCAGAACCTCGCCTTCAAACTGGACCTCGTCCTGTCCGGAGCCGCGGGGGAGGACATCCTCGACACATATCAGCCGGAGCGCGAGCCACATGTGCGCGCGGTCACCGAGAAGGGCATCGAGCTCGGCCATCTGCAGACCCTCAGGGACCCCGGACGCGCCGCGGAGCGCGACCGCGTGCTGTTGGCCCGGCGCGCGGAGGCCGGCTCTCCGGAAAGGATGAGGCTGCCGGGTCTCGACGACGGTCTGTTCGCCCGGGTCTCGGGCGCCGGCCGGGGCCGGCTGTCGGTCCAGGGTGTGGTGCACGACGGCACGCGCAGCGACCGTCTGGACCAGATCGTGGGCGGCGGCTTCCACCTGATCGTCGACGAGGAACTGCTCGGCGCCCTGGAGCAGGATCACCTGCTCGACGACCTGATCCTGGCGGGCGTGCGGGTCGTCGCGCCCGCCGGCCGGATCAGCGCACATCCGAGGGCGCTGTCCGTCCGCGACGTCCACGGCACCTACCGGGACTGGTTCGACGAGTTGCGCTGCACGGCCGTCGCGGTCCGCCCCGACTTCTACGTGTACGGGACCGCCGGCACCCCTGACACGGCCGTCGCCCTCGCCGGCGAGCTGCTGAGCACGGTGCGAAGGCCCACAGCGGTCCCGCGCAGTTGA
- a CDS encoding FAD-dependent monooxygenase — protein MPSVENNRLPRKVQVLIAGGGPVGLAAAMELGRRGVDCLVVEPRPTVSRARPRCKTLNVRTMEHLRRWGLADRLRTLAPLPTSWSQDIVFCTSLTGWELSRFSGVLGLTPEGDRFPEVGQQAPQYLLEEILREAVDGLDTCRLVLGSRVVAVEQDDATVSVTVEDSFGGRSGVTADYVIGCDGPRSVVRDQIGSCYVGGAALRPNFGMVFESTELMDHVRHGPAVQYWIVNPSAPALVGPLDRAGSWWAIAFGVDRETGEREAHRIIDGVAGRPVRADVLSTDPWTAQMRMVDRMRDGRVFLAGDAAHLNPPFGGHGLNTGIGDAVDLGWKLAAVLEGWGGAEALDSYEIERRPVQERVIQEATANMRVLSTELLADNLDEGDRAGGQARRAAGARIQETKRVEFHSLDLVLGLRIAASPIVPANPDGRDHVARTGARLPHVFLGDGRSLYDLLGADLTLLVLERGTSEKVIEEAARARNVPLRVVDLSEATSRHPYAEVFGSRLLLIRPDQVVGWRGDEPPEQVLALIDTLRGCPRPG, from the coding sequence ATGCCCTCCGTCGAGAACAACCGGCTGCCGCGGAAGGTCCAGGTCCTCATCGCCGGTGGCGGCCCGGTCGGCCTGGCCGCGGCCATGGAGCTCGGGCGGCGCGGTGTCGACTGCCTGGTCGTCGAACCCCGCCCCACCGTCTCCAGGGCCCGCCCCCGGTGCAAGACGCTCAACGTCCGCACGATGGAACACCTGCGCCGCTGGGGACTGGCCGACCGGCTTCGCACACTGGCTCCGCTTCCCACGTCGTGGTCGCAGGACATCGTGTTCTGCACCTCGCTGACCGGCTGGGAACTGTCACGCTTCTCCGGCGTCCTCGGGCTCACGCCCGAGGGTGACCGCTTCCCGGAAGTCGGACAGCAGGCGCCCCAGTACCTCCTGGAGGAGATCCTGCGCGAGGCGGTCGACGGGCTCGACACGTGCCGGCTCGTCCTCGGGTCGCGGGTCGTCGCCGTGGAGCAGGACGATGCCACGGTGTCCGTGACCGTCGAGGACTCCTTCGGGGGCCGGAGCGGCGTCACCGCGGACTACGTGATCGGCTGCGACGGCCCGCGCAGCGTCGTGCGGGACCAGATCGGCTCCTGCTACGTGGGCGGCGCGGCCCTGCGCCCGAACTTCGGCATGGTCTTCGAGAGCACCGAACTCATGGACCACGTGCGGCACGGACCTGCCGTCCAGTACTGGATCGTCAACCCGTCCGCTCCGGCCCTGGTGGGCCCGCTGGACCGCGCCGGCTCCTGGTGGGCCATCGCCTTCGGTGTCGACCGGGAGACCGGGGAACGGGAGGCTCATCGCATCATTGACGGTGTGGCAGGCCGGCCGGTACGGGCCGACGTGCTCTCCACCGATCCGTGGACCGCCCAGATGCGCATGGTCGACCGGATGCGCGACGGGAGGGTGTTCCTCGCCGGGGACGCCGCGCACCTCAATCCGCCGTTCGGCGGCCACGGTCTCAACACCGGCATCGGGGACGCGGTCGACCTCGGCTGGAAGCTCGCGGCCGTGCTCGAGGGCTGGGGCGGCGCCGAGGCGCTCGACAGCTACGAGATCGAGCGCCGCCCCGTCCAGGAGCGGGTCATCCAGGAGGCGACCGCCAACATGCGGGTGCTCTCGACCGAACTGCTCGCCGACAACCTCGACGAGGGCGACCGGGCCGGAGGGCAGGCCCGTCGGGCTGCGGGTGCACGTATCCAGGAGACCAAACGGGTGGAGTTCCACTCGCTGGACCTGGTTCTCGGGCTGCGTATCGCTGCCTCCCCGATCGTCCCGGCGAACCCGGACGGACGGGACCACGTGGCGCGGACCGGAGCCCGGCTGCCCCACGTGTTCCTCGGAGACGGCCGTTCCCTCTATGACCTGCTCGGCGCCGACCTGACGCTCCTGGTCCTGGAACGCGGCACGTCGGAGAAGGTCATCGAGGAGGCTGCCCGAGCCCGGAACGTCCCGCTCAGGGTGGTGGACCTGTCGGAGGCGACGAGCCGCCACCCCTACGCCGAGGTGTTCGGCTCGCGTCTTCTCCTGATCCGGCCTGACCAGGTGGTCGGATGGCGGGGGGACGAGCCTCCCGAGCAGGTCCTGGCCCTCATCGACACGCTGAGGGGCTGCCCCCGACCGGGCTGA
- a CDS encoding NAD(P)/FAD-dependent oxidoreductase, protein MAQHTQVLIVGSGFSGIALGRALRKSKFTDFRILERGSDAGGVWQSNTYPGCRCDVPSHLYSFSFAPNPDWTSTYSPQPEIQDYLRRCLDRFGLRPHLRTGVEVEEARWDEDDQLWHVTTNTGPWTAQVLVSAVGPLTEPKLPDVPGIDRFQGKIMHSAQWDHDHDLTGERVASIGTGASAIQYVPEIADRTGTLFVFQRSAPWITPHDERPLTDTERARFRARPLRQKIERGKVYVSKELLVLGFAKHPRLMGLLQNVARKHLERQVKDRALRRSLTPDFTLGCKRIVPSNTWYPALQKPNVELVPRALREIREHSVIDSAGVDREVDTIVFGTGFHVTDIPFADKVRGRTGELLSTVWAGSPRAYLGVSVPLFPNFFMFLGPNSGLGHSSMVYMIEAQAEHVRKAIRALDISGSATIEVDRRIHDLYNAELDRKLATTVWETGGCRSFYRDANGRNATLYPDWTFAFRRQATRWKPDAYRLAPPSPSAGRRPQATTADAS, encoded by the coding sequence GTGGCGCAGCACACTCAAGTCCTCATCGTCGGCAGCGGCTTCTCCGGCATCGCGCTCGGACGCGCGCTGCGGAAGTCGAAGTTCACCGACTTCCGCATCCTCGAACGCGGCTCCGACGCCGGCGGGGTGTGGCAGTCCAACACCTATCCGGGATGCCGCTGCGACGTCCCCTCGCACCTCTACTCCTTCTCCTTCGCCCCCAACCCCGACTGGACCTCAACCTACTCGCCGCAGCCCGAGATCCAGGACTACCTGCGGCGCTGCCTGGACCGCTTCGGGCTCCGCCCGCACCTGCGCACGGGCGTCGAGGTCGAAGAGGCCCGCTGGGACGAGGACGACCAGCTCTGGCACGTCACGACGAACACCGGACCGTGGACCGCCCAGGTCCTCGTCAGCGCCGTGGGCCCGCTCACCGAGCCCAAGCTTCCCGACGTCCCCGGCATCGACCGGTTCCAGGGCAAGATCATGCACTCGGCTCAGTGGGACCACGACCACGACCTGACCGGCGAGCGCGTCGCCTCGATCGGCACGGGCGCCTCCGCGATCCAGTACGTACCCGAGATAGCCGACCGGACTGGCACCCTCTTCGTCTTCCAGCGCAGCGCCCCCTGGATCACCCCGCACGACGAGAGGCCCCTCACCGACACCGAACGCGCCAGGTTCCGCGCCCGCCCGCTCCGTCAGAAGATCGAGCGCGGCAAGGTGTACGTCTCCAAGGAACTGCTCGTACTCGGCTTCGCCAAGCACCCACGCCTGATGGGACTGCTCCAGAACGTCGCCCGCAAACACCTGGAACGCCAGGTGAAGGACCGGGCGCTGCGCCGCTCCCTCACACCGGACTTCACCCTCGGGTGCAAGCGGATCGTTCCCTCCAACACCTGGTATCCCGCCCTGCAGAAGCCGAACGTGGAACTCGTCCCCCGGGCCCTGCGCGAGATACGCGAGCACAGCGTGATCGACTCCGCCGGCGTGGACCGAGAGGTGGACACCATCGTCTTCGGTACCGGCTTCCACGTCACCGACATCCCGTTCGCCGACAAGGTGCGGGGCCGGACGGGCGAGTTGCTGAGCACCGTGTGGGCGGGCTCGCCACGTGCCTACCTCGGCGTGTCCGTACCGCTCTTCCCGAACTTCTTCATGTTCCTCGGCCCCAACTCCGGCCTGGGACACAGCTCCATGGTCTACATGATCGAGGCGCAGGCCGAGCACGTGAGGAAGGCGATCCGGGCCCTCGACATCTCCGGCTCGGCCACCATCGAGGTGGACCGGCGTATCCACGACCTGTACAACGCGGAACTCGACCGCAAGCTGGCCACGACGGTGTGGGAGACGGGCGGCTGCCGGAGCTTCTACCGCGACGCGAACGGCCGCAACGCCACCCTCTACCCCGACTGGACCTTCGCCTTCCGCCGCCAGGCCACCCGGTGGAAGCCGGACGCGTACCGTCTCGCACCACCCTCACCTTCAGCGGGGCGGCGGCCGCAGGCCACGACCGCGGACGCGTCATGA
- a CDS encoding alpha/beta fold hydrolase yields the protein MAKQRDLLTFEVDGHKLTAVTAGPIESSGKPLIAALHGGTYTAQYFDVAGAPEGSFIDVATAHGYPVVAFDRPGYGGSTPLAPDDNTFDRHAELLGGALEQATARLAADSVLLVGHSIGGMIALMIAATAPGIPLIGVSATGMGAVIPPGGAAEALGSLPPDETVDLPYEERDRVMFGPAHTYRAASVQEAHGSYAPVPVRELVQAPAWPREHLTTLAPRVRVPVHNALAEFDALWDSSAANVARFAALFTAAPFVDASVARGTGHCIDHHTLGFATHLRQLAFAEECTAWAAAQRRGENNN from the coding sequence ATGGCCAAGCAGCGCGACCTTCTGACCTTCGAGGTCGACGGACACAAGCTCACGGCGGTTACCGCCGGCCCCATCGAATCGAGTGGCAAACCGCTGATCGCCGCCCTGCACGGGGGCACGTACACGGCACAGTATTTCGACGTCGCGGGCGCGCCCGAGGGGTCGTTCATCGACGTCGCCACCGCCCACGGCTACCCGGTCGTGGCCTTCGACCGCCCGGGTTACGGCGGCAGCACGCCTCTCGCCCCGGACGACAACACCTTCGATCGGCACGCGGAACTGCTGGGGGGCGCCCTGGAGCAGGCCACCGCGCGCCTCGCGGCCGACAGCGTTCTCCTCGTCGGGCACTCCATAGGCGGAATGATCGCCCTGATGATCGCCGCCACCGCACCGGGTATCCCTCTGATCGGCGTCTCGGCGACCGGAATGGGCGCCGTCATCCCTCCCGGCGGGGCAGCCGAAGCGCTCGGCTCGCTCCCGCCGGACGAGACGGTGGATCTGCCGTACGAGGAACGCGACCGGGTGATGTTCGGGCCGGCGCACACGTACCGAGCCGCAAGCGTGCAGGAAGCACACGGGTCCTACGCCCCCGTGCCCGTACGGGAGTTGGTCCAGGCTCCCGCGTGGCCGAGGGAACACCTCACCACCCTCGCACCCCGGGTCCGCGTCCCGGTGCACAACGCGCTCGCCGAGTTCGACGCGTTGTGGGACAGCAGCGCGGCGAACGTCGCCCGCTTCGCCGCACTGTTCACCGCGGCCCCCTTCGTGGACGCGAGTGTCGCCCGCGGCACGGGCCACTGCATCGACCACCACACACTCGGCTTCGCCACTCATCTGCGGCAACTGGCGTTCGCCGAGGAGTGCACGGCCTGGGCCGCGGCACAGCGGAGAGGCGAGAACAACAACTGA
- a CDS encoding aldehyde dehydrogenase family protein, giving the protein MALENPVRHWIDGELIGSSRTSDSIDPATGEVIGTYAEADTEAGKAAIDAAARAFTSGTWHLDPMIRATALSHLADAYEARMDEVISTLCQENGKLRHEAGFEAHFILRALRFAAGLALQPHGRITDTQPGRQAMSIRQPVGVAGIVVPWNSPAYLCIRALAPALAAGCTAVVKMPGQAARTAALMSDILASVPELPKGAVNVLVESGSDVARLLVDSPRVPVISFTGSTETGRLVAQGAAARFKRVGLELGGKTPHLVFADADLNAALATVVASCTVFAGQFCMTGSRVLVQREIADEFTSALAERLESVRPGPASDPESQIGPLIDKASVARVDAAVEAAIAAGAKPLVRGGPSTRPDLAGGAFYHPTLLAVPDSSLPIVQEETFGPVQTLQVFDTEAEAVALANDTEYGLSACIWSRDADRPVRVARRLDAGLISVNSWANLTVEFEEGGFKSSGVGRLGGLASMEDFLEYKQITQDYAPPVG; this is encoded by the coding sequence ATGGCCCTTGAGAACCCCGTACGGCACTGGATCGACGGCGAGCTGATCGGTTCGTCACGGACTTCCGACAGCATCGATCCGGCGACGGGCGAAGTGATCGGCACCTATGCCGAAGCCGACACCGAGGCCGGGAAAGCCGCCATCGACGCGGCGGCCCGCGCCTTCACGTCAGGCACCTGGCACCTGGACCCGATGATCCGGGCCACCGCCCTGAGCCATCTCGCCGACGCGTACGAGGCGCGCATGGACGAGGTCATCAGCACCCTGTGCCAGGAGAACGGCAAACTCCGCCACGAAGCGGGCTTCGAGGCGCACTTCATCCTCCGCGCGCTGCGCTTCGCGGCCGGGCTCGCCCTGCAACCGCACGGCCGGATCACCGACACCCAGCCGGGCCGTCAGGCCATGTCGATCCGTCAGCCCGTCGGAGTCGCCGGCATCGTGGTCCCGTGGAACTCCCCCGCGTACCTCTGCATACGCGCACTCGCCCCGGCCCTCGCGGCAGGGTGCACGGCGGTGGTGAAGATGCCGGGCCAGGCGGCGCGGACGGCGGCGCTCATGAGCGACATCCTCGCCTCCGTTCCCGAACTGCCGAAGGGAGCGGTGAACGTGCTCGTCGAGTCCGGCTCCGACGTCGCACGCCTGCTGGTCGACTCCCCCCGGGTGCCCGTGATCAGCTTCACCGGCAGCACCGAGACCGGGCGCCTCGTGGCGCAGGGCGCGGCGGCCCGCTTCAAGCGGGTGGGGCTCGAACTGGGCGGCAAGACGCCTCACCTGGTGTTCGCCGACGCGGACCTGAACGCCGCCCTCGCCACCGTGGTCGCGTCGTGCACCGTCTTCGCCGGGCAGTTCTGCATGACCGGCAGCCGGGTCCTGGTGCAGCGGGAGATCGCCGACGAGTTCACCTCGGCCCTGGCCGAGCGGCTGGAGAGCGTCCGTCCCGGACCGGCCTCCGACCCGGAGAGCCAGATCGGCCCCCTGATCGACAAGGCGTCGGTGGCCCGGGTCGACGCTGCCGTGGAGGCAGCGATCGCAGCCGGCGCGAAGCCCCTCGTCCGCGGCGGTCCGAGCACCCGCCCCGACCTGGCCGGCGGCGCGTTCTACCACCCCACCCTCCTCGCGGTCCCGGATTCCTCGCTCCCGATCGTCCAGGAGGAGACCTTCGGCCCGGTGCAGACCCTCCAGGTCTTCGACACCGAGGCGGAGGCCGTCGCCCTCGCCAACGACACCGAGTACGGTCTCAGCGCCTGCATCTGGAGCCGTGACGCCGACCGGCCGGTGCGTGTGGCGCGCCGGCTCGACGCAGGTCTCATCTCCGTCAACAGCTGGGCCAATCTGACCGTGGAGTTCGAGGAGGGCGGCTTCAAGTCCAGCGGCGTGGGCCGGCTCGGGGGCCTCGCGTCGATGGAGGACTTCCTCGAGTACAAGCAGATCACCCAGGACTACGCACCGCCCGTCGGGTGA
- a CDS encoding IclR family transcriptional regulator, with protein sequence MTAQLPSEPANNEASPARQGIQSVELAMTVLQALEEGRGPMSLTQIATASGMQPSKAHRYLVSLARVGLVAQSRSSGRYDMGPSMRRLGVESLRRMDEVALVSEHLPGLRDRTSHAVNLAVWGDHGPVVVRWEYGAHALPITVRIGATMPLLNSAMGGVFLAHLPAQLTDPVLRVQLEEGRLDSATTERVRKIRSDVLDSGVATTWGGVIPGVTSVAAPVFTAGESLPLVVTLVMPTRGTTEDSLAGLSAELLCSTRSMSEELGYAPHRDDA encoded by the coding sequence GTGACAGCTCAGCTTCCCTCCGAACCCGCGAACAACGAGGCATCACCGGCGCGACAGGGCATCCAGTCCGTCGAGCTGGCGATGACGGTGCTGCAGGCCCTCGAAGAGGGCCGCGGCCCGATGAGCCTGACGCAGATCGCCACGGCCAGCGGGATGCAGCCGAGCAAGGCACACCGCTACCTGGTCAGCCTGGCCCGCGTCGGACTCGTCGCCCAGTCCCGCAGCTCCGGGCGCTACGACATGGGTCCGTCCATGCGGCGGCTCGGCGTCGAGTCGCTCCGCAGGATGGACGAGGTGGCGCTGGTGAGTGAACATCTTCCCGGTCTGCGGGACCGGACGTCGCATGCCGTCAACCTCGCGGTGTGGGGCGACCACGGACCTGTTGTCGTTCGCTGGGAGTACGGCGCCCACGCCCTGCCGATCACTGTGCGCATCGGTGCCACGATGCCGTTGCTGAACAGTGCCATGGGCGGGGTCTTCCTGGCTCATCTGCCCGCACAGCTCACCGACCCTGTGCTCCGCGTCCAGCTGGAAGAGGGCCGGCTGGACTCGGCCACGACGGAACGTGTCCGCAAGATCCGTTCCGATGTTCTGGACAGCGGTGTGGCCACCACCTGGGGAGGGGTGATTCCCGGCGTCACATCGGTGGCGGCCCCGGTGTTCACCGCCGGCGAGTCACTTCCGCTGGTCGTCACCCTCGTCATGCCGACACGCGGCACCACGGAGGACTCGCTCGCAGGGCTTTCGGCGGAACTGCTGTGCTCCACGCGCTCCATGTCCGAAGAGCTGGGCTACGCGCCGCACCGCGACGACGCGTAG
- a CDS encoding amidohydrolase family protein gives MRTIGLEEHFVTPELVGYGAGSASIIEPSKWREASRRLLDITGERLTEMDSAGLDVQVLSLNSPGIQAETDAVVAVARATAVNDLLADVVRDHPDRFAGFAALPLQDPQAAAKELDRSVTELGMRGALVNAHTQGRYLDDPQLRVVWERAEALDVPLYLHPANGVGTPHVIEGHPELIGPMWSWGTETASHFLRCVFGGVFDDFPRAKLLLGHMGEGLPYVMWRLDSRWEYHNHHGVELARGNPSEYLRHNLYVTTSGVCSAPPLLCALLALGPERILFGTDYPFEDMATATAFLDSAPISESDRARISHLNAEQLLHL, from the coding sequence ATGCGCACCATCGGCCTTGAAGAACACTTCGTCACGCCGGAACTCGTCGGTTACGGCGCCGGCTCGGCTTCGATCATCGAGCCGTCGAAGTGGCGCGAAGCGTCCCGGCGGCTCCTCGACATCACCGGAGAGCGGCTCACGGAGATGGACTCGGCAGGCCTGGACGTGCAGGTGCTGTCCCTCAACTCGCCCGGGATCCAGGCGGAAACGGACGCCGTCGTCGCCGTCGCCCGGGCGACAGCGGTGAACGATCTGCTCGCCGACGTCGTGAGGGACCATCCCGACCGGTTCGCGGGTTTCGCCGCTCTGCCCCTGCAGGATCCGCAGGCGGCGGCCAAGGAGCTGGATCGCTCGGTGACCGAACTGGGCATGCGGGGCGCCCTCGTGAACGCGCACACCCAGGGCCGCTACCTCGACGACCCGCAGCTCCGCGTGGTGTGGGAGCGCGCCGAGGCGCTGGACGTGCCCCTGTACCTTCACCCCGCCAACGGCGTCGGCACGCCGCACGTCATCGAGGGGCACCCCGAGCTCATCGGCCCCATGTGGAGCTGGGGGACGGAGACCGCCTCACACTTCCTGCGGTGTGTCTTCGGCGGCGTCTTCGACGACTTCCCACGGGCCAAACTGCTGCTGGGCCACATGGGCGAGGGCCTGCCCTACGTGATGTGGCGGCTGGACTCCCGCTGGGAATACCACAATCACCACGGCGTCGAGCTCGCCCGGGGCAACCCTTCCGAGTATCTCCGGCACAACCTGTACGTCACCACCAGCGGCGTCTGCTCGGCTCCGCCCCTGCTGTGCGCGCTGCTCGCCCTGGGCCCCGAGCGCATCCTCTTCGGCACCGACTACCCCTTCGAGGACATGGCGACCGCCACCGCCTTCCTCGACTCGGCTCCGATCAGCGAGTCCGACCGGGCGAGGATCTCCCACCTCAACGCCGAGCAGCTGCTCCACCTGTAA
- a CDS encoding zinc-binding dehydrogenase gives MKAASLIRGSLELVTLPAPRPKAGQLLLDVKRCGICGSDLHARLHGDDLADTLQLCGYPRYMRSGQRVVMGHEIYGEVVGHGPWTSDRFKPGTPVVTVPLVRTGRQVDGIGLSADAPGGYADQVVVQESLTLRVPNGLHPDVAALTEPMAVAWHAVNRGQVTRKDIAVVLGCGPVGLAVIAVLKARGVAAVIASDYSAGRRALARSCGADTVVDPAVESPWQRASAGRGFMATMPDEYNAGIDAIEGMDRLPVPWWTTWRALDKVGATSPKRPVVFECVGVPGMLDGVMAAAPLHSRVVVVGVCMGSDTIRPSLAVNKELDLRFVVGYTPLEFRDTLHALADGTLDASHLVTGKVGLAGVAHAFTALADPDIHAKILIDPALESPDIMPN, from the coding sequence ATGAAGGCGGCGAGCCTCATCAGGGGCAGCCTCGAACTGGTGACCCTGCCGGCACCGCGCCCCAAGGCCGGCCAGCTACTCCTCGACGTGAAGCGGTGCGGGATCTGCGGGTCGGACCTCCACGCCCGCCTGCACGGCGACGACCTCGCCGACACACTCCAACTGTGCGGCTACCCGCGCTACATGCGCTCCGGACAACGCGTCGTCATGGGGCACGAGATCTACGGCGAGGTCGTCGGCCACGGCCCCTGGACGTCGGACAGGTTCAAGCCCGGCACACCGGTCGTCACCGTCCCCCTCGTCCGGACCGGCCGCCAGGTCGACGGTATCGGCCTGTCCGCCGACGCCCCCGGCGGCTACGCGGACCAAGTCGTCGTCCAGGAGTCGCTCACGCTTCGCGTCCCCAACGGGCTCCACCCCGACGTCGCCGCGCTCACCGAGCCCATGGCGGTGGCCTGGCACGCCGTCAACCGTGGCCAGGTGACGCGCAAGGACATCGCTGTCGTTCTCGGCTGCGGCCCGGTGGGCCTCGCGGTCATCGCCGTACTCAAGGCCCGCGGCGTCGCCGCTGTCATCGCAAGCGACTACTCCGCGGGCCGGCGGGCGCTCGCGAGGAGCTGCGGGGCCGACACCGTGGTCGACCCCGCCGTCGAGTCCCCCTGGCAGAGGGCATCCGCAGGCCGGGGCTTCATGGCCACGATGCCCGACGAGTACAACGCCGGCATCGACGCCATCGAAGGCATGGACCGGCTCCCCGTGCCCTGGTGGACCACGTGGCGCGCCCTGGACAAGGTGGGGGCCACCAGCCCGAAGCGCCCGGTGGTGTTCGAGTGCGTCGGCGTTCCCGGCATGCTCGACGGCGTCATGGCAGCGGCACCACTGCACTCGCGCGTCGTCGTCGTGGGCGTCTGCATGGGATCAGACACGATCCGGCCCTCACTCGCGGTCAACAAGGAACTCGATCTGCGGTTCGTCGTCGGATACACCCCGCTGGAGTTCCGCGACACCCTCCACGCACTCGCCGACGGCACTCTCGACGCCTCACACCTCGTCACCGGAAAGGTGGGCCTCGCCGGGGTCGCCCACGCCTTCACCGCGCTCGCCGACCCCGACATCCACGCCAAAATCCTCATCGACCCCGCACTCGAATCGCCAGACATCATGCCCAACTGA